Proteins found in one Sporosarcina jeotgali genomic segment:
- a CDS encoding HAD family hydrolase, with translation MKLKTHMLATDLDNTLAGNDSDVRDLITLFQNAPYDVALVYVTGRHAESVRQLISEASLPIPDLVISDVGTKVWHMPDWQEDLLWSKQMGKGWQPERVLETASGFPGLHRQKLPEDCRISFTLEDGIDTVNEFKDALCAKHIPHHLVFSSNNDVDVLPRGSGKGNALEYVIQQFAHPSVNLLVAGDSGNDTDMLSRGWPSVIVGNAYEELKGIPDHPNLYRASRHYAGGIYEAWQHFYGASN, from the coding sequence ATGAAGTTAAAGACGCATATGTTAGCAACTGATTTGGATAATACATTGGCAGGAAATGATTCAGATGTGAGAGACCTCATCACCTTGTTTCAAAATGCTCCTTATGATGTTGCTCTCGTATATGTGACAGGGCGTCATGCGGAGTCCGTCCGGCAACTCATTTCAGAAGCAAGCTTGCCAATACCCGATTTAGTGATCTCGGATGTTGGAACAAAGGTTTGGCATATGCCTGATTGGCAAGAGGATTTACTATGGAGTAAACAAATGGGAAAGGGCTGGCAGCCTGAACGGGTATTGGAAACAGCTTCCGGATTCCCAGGCCTGCACCGCCAAAAACTTCCTGAAGACTGTCGGATTTCTTTCACCCTGGAAGACGGCATCGATACGGTGAATGAGTTTAAAGATGCGTTATGCGCAAAACATATTCCTCACCATCTTGTTTTCAGTTCCAATAATGATGTGGATGTGCTTCCAAGAGGTTCGGGAAAAGGAAATGCACTTGAATATGTGATTCAACAATTCGCCCATCCCTCTGTCAATCTATTAGTGGCGGGCGATTCAGGAAATGATACAGATATGTTAAGCCGCGGCTGGCCCTCGGTAATTGTGGGAAATGCTTATGAAGAATTGAAGGGGATTCCGGATCACCCAAACCTTTATAGAGCTTCCCGCCATTATGCCGGCGGAATATATGAGGCTTGGCAGCATTTTTATGGGGCCTCTAATTAA
- a CDS encoding methyl-accepting chemotaxis protein — translation MKMKIRTKLILISAILLVIPSLVIGLSGYTLAKNSLNDIGSQGLKNDVSLAIDVLESLQEQVDKGAISLKEAQEVAKEKLIGPLQEDGTRIVESEVDMGEHGYFFVLGDDGKALAHPVKEGEDLSGSKTKDGMMTTMETIKTAQEGGGFLTFDFAVPGTDKVAPKIVYAQVFPQWGWNVVAGSYLMDFNSESKTLLMVLGVVLGVSLLAGAVVIIWFSGHLSKPLIRITNHVAQVAEGDLSGEVGPVKNRDEIGELASYTTRMSENLKDMIEQVSNASMQVAATSEELSASSEETSRSVEHVSEAIQELASGVDGQLEQTETANEAAANLSMDMEHVTKEMESAGNTIRTTVQLAEEGSSSVNRVVNHMESIQQETDSAFNYVNQLGGKSAEIGKIAGMITDVAEQTNLLALNAAIEAARAGENGRGFAVVADEVRKLAEQSSNAATQVGTLIEAIQKDIGYSVSAIGKGNQAVKEGADLVQETGETFQRITDAINSMSGQIGEVTSSTERNRKESERIAEVMEQTAAIAMSSASHTENIAATAEEQTASMEEIAAAADTLANMAEELQETVRKFQL, via the coding sequence ATGAAAATGAAAATTCGTACAAAACTTATACTTATATCTGCAATTTTGTTAGTAATACCTAGTTTGGTTATTGGGCTGAGCGGCTACACATTAGCTAAAAACAGTTTAAATGATATTGGTTCACAAGGGTTAAAAAATGATGTGTCACTAGCAATCGATGTATTGGAATCTTTACAAGAACAGGTAGACAAAGGCGCAATATCACTTAAAGAAGCTCAAGAGGTTGCGAAAGAAAAACTGATAGGTCCGCTTCAAGAAGACGGAACGCGAATCGTTGAGTCTGAAGTGGATATGGGAGAGCATGGTTATTTCTTCGTTCTTGGGGATGATGGCAAGGCTCTGGCGCACCCGGTGAAAGAAGGGGAAGACCTAAGCGGTTCGAAGACCAAAGACGGCATGATGACGACAATGGAAACAATAAAGACAGCGCAAGAGGGCGGCGGGTTTTTAACATTCGATTTTGCTGTTCCTGGAACAGATAAGGTTGCGCCTAAAATCGTTTATGCCCAAGTATTCCCGCAATGGGGATGGAACGTCGTTGCTGGCTCGTACTTAATGGATTTCAATAGCGAATCTAAAACTTTGCTGATGGTTTTAGGGGTAGTTCTAGGTGTTTCACTGCTGGCTGGCGCAGTTGTCATCATTTGGTTCTCAGGCCATTTGTCGAAGCCGCTTATAAGAATTACGAATCATGTCGCTCAAGTAGCTGAAGGGGATTTGTCCGGCGAGGTCGGCCCAGTGAAAAATCGGGATGAAATTGGTGAACTCGCATCTTATACAACCCGCATGTCTGAAAATCTGAAAGATATGATTGAACAAGTATCGAACGCATCCATGCAAGTAGCTGCAACTTCAGAAGAGCTTTCTGCAAGCAGTGAAGAAACGAGCAGATCAGTGGAGCACGTTTCGGAGGCAATCCAAGAGTTGGCGAGCGGAGTCGACGGCCAACTGGAACAGACTGAAACTGCCAATGAAGCAGCAGCCAATTTGTCAATGGACATGGAGCATGTAACGAAAGAAATGGAATCAGCCGGCAATACGATTCGAACAACCGTTCAGCTCGCAGAGGAAGGGTCAAGCTCTGTGAACAGGGTAGTTAATCATATGGAATCCATTCAGCAAGAGACGGATTCCGCATTCAATTATGTCAATCAGCTTGGCGGAAAATCAGCAGAGATTGGTAAAATCGCCGGTATGATTACGGATGTTGCTGAACAGACTAATCTTCTCGCACTTAATGCCGCAATTGAGGCTGCACGGGCAGGCGAGAATGGACGAGGTTTCGCAGTTGTAGCGGACGAAGTGAGAAAGCTTGCAGAACAATCATCGAACGCAGCGACTCAAGTAGGAACTCTCATCGAGGCAATTCAGAAAGACATCGGCTACTCAGTGTCGGCAATTGGAAAAGGAAATCAGGCAGTAAAAGAAGGAGCTGATCTCGTGCAGGAAACGGGTGAGACCTTCCAAAGAATTACTGATGCGATCAACAGCATGTCTGGACAAATTGGTGAAGTAACCAGCAGTACAGAAAGAAACCGCAAAGAGTCGGAACGAATTGCGGAAGTAATGGAGCAAACAGCTGCGATTGCAATGAGTTCGGCCAGCCACACTGAAAATATAGCCGCTACGGCAGAAGAGCAGACGGCTTCGATGGAGGAAATTGCAGCGGCTGCAGATACTCTTGCTAATATGGCTGAAGAACTGCAGGAAACGGTTCGGAAATTTCAACTGTAA
- the proS gene encoding proline--tRNA ligase codes for MSNTQQNDFSKWYIDTIQKADLMDYTPVRGCIAFKPDGFEIWEHIQDEMNRRFKETGHRNAYFPMLIPESFFQKEKDHIEGFAPELPWVTEAAGEPLEEKLALRPTSETMIGHLYSDWIKSYRDLPVLINQWANVFRWEKKTLPFIRTSEFLWQEGHTAHANEEEARHETMQMLNIYKEVVEELLAIPVYDGQKTPSERFAGAVDTYSIEAMMKDGKAVQAGTSHYLGSKFAEAFDIKYLTKENKHEFVHTTSWGTSTRLIGSVIMVHGDEQGLVLPPRVAPTQVVLIPVGPWKKNPAIMEKLDEIYAELKSKGIRVRLDDSDQSPGYKFNEWELKGVPVRVELGPRDLENAQAMLKLRDEEGKEAFALEGLISEIENQLTAMQSRLLEKARTFRDENSHTNIETLEELSAHIATSQENNVIPGWILAGWCGEDACEEHVKEETKFTTRNIPFNPPVEKHTCINCGKDAKHTVWFARAY; via the coding sequence ATGTCAAACACACAGCAAAATGATTTTTCAAAGTGGTATATTGATACGATTCAAAAAGCGGATTTGATGGATTATACACCAGTACGGGGGTGTATCGCGTTCAAACCGGATGGCTTTGAAATTTGGGAGCACATTCAAGATGAGATGAACCGTCGATTCAAAGAGACTGGACACCGCAATGCATATTTCCCGATGTTAATACCTGAATCTTTCTTCCAAAAGGAAAAAGATCATATCGAAGGGTTTGCACCTGAATTGCCTTGGGTAACTGAAGCTGCAGGTGAGCCGCTTGAAGAGAAACTTGCGCTTCGTCCAACATCGGAAACAATGATTGGTCACTTGTACTCCGACTGGATTAAAAGCTACCGGGATCTTCCAGTTCTTATCAACCAATGGGCGAATGTATTCCGCTGGGAGAAAAAGACATTACCATTCATCCGCACGTCTGAATTTCTCTGGCAAGAAGGCCACACGGCTCATGCGAATGAAGAAGAAGCACGTCACGAAACCATGCAAATGTTGAACATTTACAAAGAAGTCGTTGAAGAGCTTCTGGCAATTCCTGTATACGATGGACAAAAAACACCGTCTGAGCGATTTGCAGGAGCGGTGGATACGTATTCGATCGAAGCGATGATGAAGGACGGAAAAGCAGTCCAAGCCGGAACGTCTCATTATCTGGGTTCGAAGTTTGCGGAAGCATTCGACATTAAATATCTGACAAAAGAAAATAAACATGAATTCGTACACACGACATCTTGGGGAACGTCAACTCGTTTGATTGGTTCTGTCATTATGGTTCACGGCGATGAGCAAGGTCTGGTACTGCCTCCACGCGTTGCACCGACTCAAGTTGTGTTAATCCCGGTAGGTCCTTGGAAAAAGAATCCTGCGATTATGGAGAAGCTCGATGAAATCTATGCAGAGTTGAAGTCCAAAGGCATTCGCGTTCGTTTGGACGATTCAGATCAATCTCCCGGATATAAATTTAACGAGTGGGAACTAAAAGGCGTGCCAGTTCGCGTTGAACTTGGACCGCGTGATCTGGAGAACGCACAAGCAATGTTGAAATTACGTGACGAGGAAGGCAAAGAAGCCTTTGCATTGGAAGGATTGATTTCAGAAATTGAAAATCAGCTGACTGCTATGCAAAGCCGTTTGTTGGAAAAAGCACGTACATTCCGTGATGAAAACTCTCATACAAACATTGAGACATTGGAAGAGCTCAGCGCACATATTGCAACTTCACAAGAAAACAACGTAATCCCTGGCTGGATCCTTGCTGGATGGTGCGGCGAGGATGCGTGTGAAGAGCATGTAAAAGAAGAAACAAAGTTCACGACACGCAACATTCCGTTCAACCCGCCAGTTGAAAAGCATACGTGCATTAACTGCGGCAAAGACGCGAAGCATACTGTTTGGTTTGCGCGCGCTTATTAA
- a CDS encoding CDP-glycerol glycerophosphotransferase family protein, translating into MELKKKKPFQGITTWMKVVVACLLSKVLPAPSKPIILIGGNLGEKYEDNAAAFHSYLMKNCQQSYAVHWMYDPSASYVHEKRIENAVMLGSFKNYVLFFQAAYTVHGHSLMYDIAPSIDKYIFWNKNTIMVHISHGIECFKKILIQPEDVPLLERCDVFNCASSYEKDIKLNEWGMPEEKLPITGMARFDHLTYNQPVSEVKTILMMMTWRETLFGLSDTEFIESSYFQATEKLITDSVLNQLLSVNKVTIKIILHPFMKKFESYFTELGTIHSNIEFYTYGELFIQDEIQKSDMLITDYSSIFWDFVYMNKPVVFYTFDQKEFLEMRGSYLDLNHDLLGWKANSASEVIHALTRILEQGETENPRFADLSNYFSFTDRNNCERLANYMFSLNTSNSKLRDNT; encoded by the coding sequence ATGGAGTTAAAAAAGAAGAAACCATTTCAAGGAATTACAACTTGGATGAAAGTAGTTGTGGCTTGTCTGCTGTCTAAGGTATTGCCTGCGCCGTCCAAACCGATTATTCTGATCGGCGGCAATTTAGGTGAAAAATATGAAGATAATGCAGCTGCATTCCATAGCTATCTTATGAAAAACTGTCAGCAAAGCTATGCTGTACATTGGATGTATGATCCATCTGCATCTTATGTACATGAAAAAAGAATCGAAAACGCAGTTATGCTGGGCAGTTTTAAAAATTATGTATTGTTTTTTCAAGCGGCTTACACAGTCCATGGACATTCGTTAATGTATGACATTGCGCCAAGTATTGATAAGTATATATTTTGGAACAAAAATACGATTATGGTGCATATCAGTCACGGAATTGAATGTTTTAAGAAAATACTGATCCAGCCAGAGGATGTCCCTTTACTTGAGCGGTGCGATGTATTTAATTGCGCATCATCCTACGAGAAAGACATTAAATTAAATGAATGGGGGATGCCTGAAGAAAAGCTGCCGATTACGGGTATGGCTCGATTCGACCATCTCACTTACAATCAGCCTGTCTCAGAAGTGAAAACCATTCTAATGATGATGACTTGGCGTGAGACACTGTTCGGACTGTCGGATACTGAATTTATCGAGAGCTCTTATTTTCAAGCTACCGAAAAGCTGATTACTGACAGTGTTCTGAATCAGTTACTGAGCGTGAACAAAGTCACGATAAAGATTATTTTGCATCCTTTCATGAAAAAATTTGAATCTTACTTTACTGAACTGGGTACAATACACTCTAACATCGAATTTTATACATATGGAGAACTCTTCATACAAGATGAAATTCAAAAATCTGATATGCTGATCACGGATTATTCCAGTATTTTCTGGGATTTTGTCTATATGAATAAGCCTGTAGTTTTCTATACATTTGACCAGAAGGAATTCTTGGAAATGCGGGGTTCATACTTGGATTTGAATCATGATTTACTGGGATGGAAAGCGAATTCAGCTTCAGAGGTTATACATGCACTAACCAGGATACTTGAACAAGGCGAAACAGAAAATCCCCGCTTTGCCGATTTATCAAACTACTTCAGCTTTACAGATCGAAACAACTGTGAACGACTGGCAAATTATATGTTTTCTTTAAACACGTCGAATTCGAAGCTTCGTGATAACACATAA
- a CDS encoding RNA polymerase sigma factor — translation MKHTDDGTLYALAAAKDRSAFETLYDRYEKLIFSFAYRLTQDREIAEEVVQDVFVKLWNGTTAYQEDKGSFSSWLLTVTRNKAIDEIRRLKRHDHEPMIEKDSLIEQPGSVENTVEWGEQRNAIRSAVLELKQDQQEIIELFYFKGLSQQKIADQCELPLGTVKGRIRLALKHLKGFITQEGGYSNE, via the coding sequence ATGAAACATACAGACGACGGAACCTTATATGCTCTTGCCGCCGCCAAAGATCGATCGGCTTTTGAAACGTTATATGATCGATACGAAAAACTAATCTTCTCCTTTGCATACCGATTAACGCAAGATCGTGAAATTGCAGAAGAAGTTGTGCAAGATGTATTTGTTAAGTTATGGAACGGCACGACTGCCTATCAAGAAGATAAAGGCTCTTTTTCGTCGTGGCTCCTCACTGTCACGCGAAACAAAGCAATTGACGAGATTCGCCGCTTAAAACGTCATGACCACGAACCGATGATTGAAAAGGATTCTCTCATTGAACAGCCGGGAAGTGTAGAGAATACGGTAGAATGGGGCGAACAGCGGAATGCGATACGCAGCGCAGTGCTCGAACTGAAACAAGACCAGCAAGAAATTATAGAACTGTTTTACTTTAAAGGGCTCAGTCAGCAAAAAATTGCAGATCAATGCGAGCTGCCTCTCGGGACTGTAAAAGGCCGTATCCGATTAGCACTGAAACACTTAAAAGGATTCATCACCCAGGAAGGAGGATACTCGAATGAATGA
- a CDS encoding anti-sigma factor, whose translation MNESCMHLLDYFNRSLTEEETHAFEQHLEECPSCRAELEELNLLTADLPYLTEEIEVPSDLKAKVFAAIDEEPISKGTETKPAINNVKTFPEKPKETKPAKRKGVAVPVLAAALVASLVTNAYLATMDGSPPTEVAENDLQLIGKALLDPQAGIENASAVAMMIKDNNETVLLVDASNLPKLKDNELYQVWVIEKDTPKPAGSFKPTDEGSGSVSHPMDQLKGEWDTVAITIETEPDLPAPEGTLVLAGSI comes from the coding sequence ATGAATGAATCATGCATGCATCTCCTTGACTACTTCAACCGTTCTTTAACTGAGGAAGAAACACATGCCTTCGAACAACATCTCGAAGAATGTCCTTCCTGCCGTGCTGAACTTGAAGAACTCAATCTATTAACTGCAGATCTTCCTTATTTGACAGAGGAAATTGAAGTTCCTTCCGACTTAAAAGCTAAAGTCTTTGCAGCGATTGATGAGGAACCGATTTCAAAGGGCACTGAAACCAAACCTGCTATCAATAATGTGAAAACATTCCCGGAAAAGCCAAAAGAAACAAAACCAGCTAAACGAAAAGGCGTCGCTGTTCCAGTACTTGCAGCTGCACTCGTTGCTTCGTTAGTGACAAATGCTTATTTAGCAACGATGGATGGTTCTCCTCCAACTGAAGTCGCCGAAAATGACCTTCAACTCATCGGTAAAGCATTATTAGATCCCCAAGCTGGTATCGAAAATGCATCAGCCGTTGCGATGATGATCAAAGATAACAACGAAACTGTGTTATTAGTCGATGCGAGTAATTTGCCAAAGTTAAAAGATAACGAATTGTATCAGGTATGGGTAATCGAAAAAGATACCCCAAAACCAGCTGGATCCTTTAAACCGACAGATGAAGGCAGCGGATCAGTTTCACATCCGATGGATCAGCTAAAAGGTGAATGGGATACAGTAGCGATCACCATTGAAACTGAACCTGACTTGCCAGCTCCAGAAGGAACCTTGGTACTGGCAGGAAGTATTTAA
- a CDS encoding copper amine oxidase: MMNYKKLAAIPLSVSLLFPMGAIANAADHSGHGTSSMAVSNPATDLRATLDSILSEHAYLAIIAMQKGIDGSKDFDAAAAQLGENTDELSAAIGSVYGDDAANQFKEIWGSHIGYFVEYVKATAANDEEGRKKAVSQLDGYRVTQAKFLDTATEGRLKAKDLEEGLKMHVDQLIWAFDNYNAGEYEKAYEGITESMMHMFGTGKGISWAITDQFPDKFDKMSVDTPAADLREQLNNQFSTHAALAILAMQKGIDGAKDFDVSAAELNGNTEDLTKSIESVYGAEGAKQFNEIWSSHIGYFVDYVKATAGEDAEGQKAAMANLDDYRVKQAAFLETATEGRLKAADLEEGLKVHVDQLLAAFNKYHDGDYDGAYDDIHEAYSHMFGVGTMMAGAIVDQYPDKFAGSMPSDMPKTGLGGMSQESNDSTVMWILTSLILAMAAGAVVIRKTRTENN; this comes from the coding sequence ATGATGAACTACAAAAAACTCGCAGCAATTCCATTAAGTGTTTCACTGCTATTCCCAATGGGAGCCATCGCAAATGCAGCCGACCACTCAGGACACGGTACCTCTTCAATGGCCGTCTCTAACCCAGCTACAGATTTAAGAGCGACTCTGGATTCAATCCTTTCCGAACACGCATACTTAGCAATTATCGCAATGCAAAAAGGAATTGACGGTTCAAAAGACTTTGACGCGGCCGCTGCACAACTAGGAGAGAACACAGACGAGTTATCCGCAGCCATCGGATCTGTTTACGGGGACGATGCAGCAAATCAGTTCAAAGAAATTTGGGGCAGCCACATTGGATATTTCGTGGAGTATGTAAAAGCTACAGCCGCTAATGATGAAGAAGGACGAAAAAAAGCCGTTTCCCAATTAGATGGTTATCGAGTAACTCAAGCTAAGTTTTTGGACACTGCAACTGAAGGACGTCTTAAAGCAAAAGACTTAGAAGAAGGTTTAAAAATGCACGTTGACCAGTTAATCTGGGCATTTGACAATTACAATGCAGGAGAATATGAGAAAGCGTATGAAGGCATTACGGAGTCGATGATGCATATGTTTGGTACAGGCAAAGGGATCTCTTGGGCAATTACAGACCAATTCCCAGACAAATTCGATAAAATGTCTGTTGATACTCCCGCTGCAGACTTACGTGAGCAGCTGAATAACCAGTTCTCCACTCACGCAGCACTCGCTATCCTGGCCATGCAAAAAGGAATTGACGGTGCAAAAGACTTTGATGTATCTGCTGCAGAACTAAACGGCAATACAGAAGACCTTACTAAGTCAATTGAATCCGTGTACGGTGCTGAAGGTGCCAAGCAGTTTAACGAAATTTGGAGCAGTCACATCGGTTACTTTGTAGACTATGTTAAAGCTACAGCCGGAGAAGACGCTGAAGGACAAAAAGCAGCAATGGCAAATCTTGATGACTACCGCGTCAAACAAGCCGCTTTCTTAGAGACTGCAACAGAAGGACGTTTGAAAGCAGCTGACTTAGAAGAAGGATTGAAAGTTCACGTAGACCAGCTTCTAGCAGCTTTTAACAAGTATCACGATGGCGATTATGATGGGGCTTATGACGACATTCACGAAGCTTACAGCCACATGTTCGGAGTAGGTACTATGATGGCAGGTGCAATTGTCGACCAGTATCCAGACAAATTTGCAGGTTCAATGCCTTCAGATATGCCTAAAACAGGGTTAGGCGGCATGAGCCAAGAGTCGAATGATTCTACAGTTATGTGGATTTTAACTAGTTTGATACTGGCAATGGCTGCAGGGGCTGTTGTGATCCGCAAGACACGTACTGAAAACAACTAA
- a CDS encoding class F sortase: MKIPALLTSGLIALSLAGCSSSQDSSPQSEASPEPQSSPPSTQEAAVEKPSSEGLSLAAEQKGIKPVSLEIPAIGVTSDVENVGELENGQMGVPEGVHNVGWFEPGTLPGNRGSSVMAGHIDSLTGPAVFYKLDQLKKGDEVVVKDAEGKSLTFIVTKTERYPRKDAPIDEIFGFSYGSRLNLITCTGEFNRKAKTHEERLVVYTELAGQDSEG; encoded by the coding sequence ATGAAAATTCCAGCACTCCTTACGTCAGGGCTTATCGCACTGTCTCTTGCCGGGTGCAGCAGTTCACAAGATTCTTCACCCCAATCAGAAGCTTCGCCGGAACCTCAATCTTCCCCGCCCTCAACACAAGAAGCTGCTGTTGAAAAACCTTCATCTGAAGGACTGTCACTAGCAGCAGAGCAAAAAGGGATTAAACCCGTCTCACTTGAAATACCTGCAATCGGGGTAACGTCTGACGTCGAAAATGTCGGAGAGTTAGAAAATGGACAGATGGGCGTTCCTGAAGGTGTTCATAATGTCGGCTGGTTCGAACCAGGTACATTACCAGGAAACCGCGGCAGCTCCGTGATGGCCGGTCATATCGATTCCCTTACTGGTCCTGCTGTATTTTATAAGCTTGACCAATTAAAAAAAGGGGATGAAGTTGTCGTGAAAGATGCCGAAGGGAAATCACTGACCTTCATCGTCACTAAAACCGAACGGTATCCTCGAAAAGATGCACCCATTGATGAGATTTTCGGGTTCTCTTATGGCAGTCGTTTAAATTTGATCACATGTACCGGAGAATTTAACCGTAAAGCTAAAACGCATGAAGAACGGTTAGTTGTCTATACAGAACTGGCAGGTCAAGATAGCGAAGGTTGA
- a CDS encoding catalase has translation MKSSQQEPSISPIEAVDIIEQVAGTHKGYRRAHAKGIGFNAVFKPNNNAKPFTQASFLLGNAQNVIVRFSHSSPIPNSSEQLIPIKGMAVQFPSSDHNAISLVMANAPVFPTKTPEAFVRLIQVFGAKNQPLKEKLATISSDTEFKTVPALLKQLKTPASFATTRFWAIHAYILTTDSSDRQAVRFSFEPAAKEDKLPFSTKDMELELLERMIDSPVHFRLLMTLAAPEDPINDPSISWPEDRLVIDVGELVLTEKREDLAEDILFNPTNETPGFSCSEDPVLHYRSEVYEESYRRRSSGL, from the coding sequence ATGAAGTCATCACAACAGGAACCGTCAATTTCTCCAATTGAAGCTGTAGATATCATTGAACAAGTTGCCGGGACCCATAAGGGATACCGAAGAGCACACGCTAAAGGTATTGGATTCAATGCCGTATTTAAACCGAATAATAATGCGAAACCTTTCACTCAAGCATCCTTTTTACTTGGAAACGCGCAAAACGTCATCGTTCGTTTTTCTCATAGCTCCCCTATCCCAAACTCTTCTGAGCAACTGATCCCGATAAAAGGAATGGCCGTACAGTTTCCATCTTCTGACCACAATGCAATCTCTCTCGTAATGGCCAACGCACCAGTGTTCCCGACAAAAACACCTGAAGCATTCGTACGGCTTATCCAAGTATTCGGCGCAAAGAATCAGCCGTTAAAAGAAAAACTCGCAACCATTAGCAGCGATACCGAATTCAAAACCGTTCCTGCCCTGCTCAAGCAATTGAAAACACCTGCGAGTTTTGCCACTACCCGATTCTGGGCAATCCATGCTTATATTCTTACAACAGATTCAAGCGATCGCCAGGCGGTCCGTTTTTCCTTTGAACCTGCAGCAAAGGAAGACAAACTCCCCTTCTCAACAAAAGACATGGAGTTAGAATTATTGGAACGTATGATAGATTCACCAGTTCATTTCAGACTTCTTATGACTCTTGCAGCACCTGAAGATCCAATTAATGATCCTTCCATTTCATGGCCGGAAGATCGATTAGTGATTGATGTCGGTGAGTTGGTCCTAACTGAAAAACGAGAAGACCTTGCGGAAGATATTTTGTTTAATCCCACAAACGAAACGCCGGGCTTCAGCTGTTCAGAAGATCCAGTACTACATTATAGATCTGAAGTCTATGAAGAATCTTATCGCAGACGTTCATCTGGATTGTAG
- a CDS encoding YugN family protein → MIALKSKIEGKTVIYGNALKLFKEAGMDIGGGWEYDHGMFDTILYQRKETTIYLRVPFQVLEGELDSPRTVIRFQTPFVIKHVMNIGLDEEDSAAMTVAGLEQFQAPQDPDAPIDRQHEFALDAQTKLDEITEDVMFASI, encoded by the coding sequence ATGATTGCTTTAAAAAGTAAGATTGAAGGAAAGACCGTCATATACGGAAATGCTTTGAAGCTTTTCAAAGAAGCAGGGATGGATATAGGCGGAGGATGGGAATACGATCACGGTATGTTTGATACGATTCTATATCAGCGCAAGGAAACGACCATCTATTTAAGAGTCCCTTTTCAAGTGCTGGAAGGCGAATTAGATTCTCCTAGAACCGTTATTCGTTTTCAAACGCCTTTCGTTATTAAGCATGTTATGAATATCGGCTTAGACGAAGAAGACAGCGCTGCGATGACCGTCGCGGGATTGGAGCAATTCCAGGCTCCACAAGATCCAGATGCTCCTATTGACCGGCAGCATGAATTTGCGCTGGATGCACAAACGAAACTCGACGAGATTACCGAAGACGTCATGTTTGCTTCTATCTAA
- a CDS encoding helix-turn-helix transcriptional regulator has product MNSEKLIEQISQRAILIRTEAGYSQETMASILGISKKTLVQIEKNRTAASWTVVVAIIALFSDSEIIQSLLGDAPLEVIRTIAHNGLDRPKGKTLGGKVWWKELENESEFRIQQNLISQHFRILDKEDYVWFSTFDEQEVLERFHELSQIKR; this is encoded by the coding sequence GTGAATTCTGAAAAACTCATTGAACAAATCTCACAGCGTGCCATTCTCATACGTACCGAAGCAGGCTATTCCCAAGAAACCATGGCATCTATTCTTGGCATATCCAAAAAAACGCTCGTACAAATAGAGAAAAACCGGACGGCTGCCAGCTGGACTGTTGTTGTAGCGATAATCGCTCTATTTTCGGACAGTGAAATCATTCAATCGCTTCTAGGAGATGCCCCTTTAGAGGTGATCCGTACGATTGCCCATAATGGATTGGATCGTCCAAAAGGAAAGACACTGGGCGGGAAAGTTTGGTGGAAGGAACTAGAAAACGAGAGTGAGTTTAGAATCCAGCAGAATCTGATTAGCCAGCATTTTAGAATATTAGACAAAGAAGATTATGTCTGGTTCAGTACATTCGACGAACAAGAAGTGTTGGAGAGGTTTCATGAACTGAGTCAAATCAAGAGATAA